CGTCGACCCGGAAGTCCTCCATCGCGACGTACAGGAGCTCCTCGGCAGGGCGGGCGAGCCGGTGGATCTCGTCGATGAAGAGGACCTCTCCCTCCTCGAGCGAGGACAGCACGGCGGCGAGGTCACCCGCGTGGGCGATCGCGGGACCCGAGGTCACGCGCAGCGAGGTGCCAAGCTCGGCCGCGATGATCATCGCGAGCGTCGTCTTGCCGAGGCCGGGCGGCCCCGAGAGCAGCACGTGGTCGGGGCTCGTGCCGCGGGCGAGCGCGGCGTCGAGGACGAGCGAGAGCTGGTTGCGCACGACCTGCTGGCCGACGAACTCGTCGAGCCTGCGCGGACGGAGCGCTGCCTCGGCAGCCCGCTCGACGGCGTCGGACCCGCCGCTCACGAGCCGCTCACCGAGCGTCGCGGGCGCCGCGCCGTACTCCTCCTCCCACGGCAGGGCCTCAGGCACGTCGACCACCCAGCTCGCGCAGCGCGGCGCGCAGGACGTCGCTCACGTCCGCCGCAGAGACCACGGCTGCGTCGTCGCCCTGCGCTGTCACCCGCGCGGCGACGACGGCCTCGACCGCCTCCTCCGCTGCGCGTGCCGGCCAGCCGAGCCCCTCGAGCGCCTCGACGACCTGGGTCCGCTGGTCTGCGGCACCGGGCGGCGGCGCGGTCGGGAGCGTCGGCACGCCGCCCAGCGGCGGGCCGAGCTTGTCCGCGAGCTCGAGGACGATGCGCTGCGCACCCTTGCGGCCGATGCCGGGCACCGCCATGAGCGCCTTGAGGTCCTCGCGCGCGACGGCGGCGCGGAGCTCGTCGGGCGAGAGCACCGCGAGCATCGCGAGCGCGGTACGCGGGCCGATGCCGCTCACGGTCTGGATCGTCTCGAACACGCCGCGCTCGTCGGTGTCGAGGAAGCCGTAGAGCGTCATCGACTCCTCCCGCACGACGAACGTCGTGGCGAGACGGGCTTCCTCGCCGACCCGCAGCTGCCCCGCGGTGCTCGGCGTCACCTGGACGGCGAGGCCTACTCCCCCGACCTCGATGACGGCGTGCTCGAGGCGAACCTCGAGCACAGGTCCACGCACCGAAGCGATCATGGGCAACGTCCCTCCGCGATCCGGTCCGCACCGGAGTCCCGGGACCGTCGATCAAACACCTGTACGAAGAGAGGCTAGCAAGTCCTAGCGGGCCGGGCGGCCACGCCGCGCCGCCGTCTCGGCAGCGGCCCACGCGCGTTGCGCCGGCGTGTGGGCGAGGGTCTCGCCTCCCTGCAGTGCGCCCGAGGGACGCCAGAGGTGGCAGATGGCGAGGGCGAGGGCGTCTGCCGCGTCGGCCGGGCGCGGCGCCTCGGCGAGGCTCAGGATCCGAGCGACCATGTGCTGCACCTGCGCCTTGTCCGCCCGGCCGCTGCCCGTCACCGCCGCCTTGACCTCGGACGGGGTGTGCATCGCGACGGGGATGCCGCGCCGCGCAGCGGCGACCATGGCGAGGCCTGCGGCCTGAGCAGTCCCCATGACGGTCGAGACGTTGTGCTGCGCGAAGACGCGCTCGACGGCGAGGACGTCCGGGACGTGGGCATCGAGCCACTCGTCGATCTGGTCAGCGATCGCGCGTAGACGCAGGTCGACCGTCGTCGCAGGATCCGACCGGACAACCCCGACCGCGACGAGAGCGGCACGCCTCCCCGGGAGGGAGTCCACGACACCGATGCCGCAGCGGGTCAGACCGGGGTCGACGCCGAGGACGCGCACAGCCGCCCCTCTCTCCTGCTGCCCGGCGCTTGCGCCGGTGCCGCCGCGCCCCGCAGGACGCGGCAGCCCGTGGGTCAGTCCTGCTCGAGCTCCGCCATGACCTCGTCGGACGCGTCGAAGTTCGAGTAGACGTTCTGGACGTCGTCCGAGTCCTCGAGGGCGTCGATGAGGCGCAGCACCTGGCGGGCGCGGTCGGCGTCCACCTCGATCTGCATCGACGGGTAGAACACGACGTCGGCCGAGTCGTACTCGATGCCTGCGTCCTGGAGCGCGGTGCGCACCGGGACGAGGTCGGTGGCCTCGCAGAGAACCTCGAACGAGTCACCGAAGTCGTTCACCTCTTCGCCGCCAGCCTCGAGGACGGCCTCCATGACGGAGTCCTCGTCGGTGCCGGCCTTGGGCACCATGACGACGCCCTTGCGGTTGAACAGGTACGAGACGGAGCCCGGGTCGGCCATCTGGCCGCCGTTGCGCGTGAACGCGATGCGGACCTCGGCAGCAGCACGGTTGCGGTTGTCCGTGAGGCACTCGACCAGGACAGCGATGCCGCCGGGGGCGTAGCCCTCGTACATGATCGTCTGGTAGTCCGCGCCGCCGGCCTCAGCACCGGAGCCACGCTTGACCGCGCGCTCGATGTTGTCGTTCGGCACGGACGACTTCTTCGCCTTCTGGACGGCGTCGAAGAGGGTCGGGTTGCCGTTGATGTCACCGCCGCCCGTGCGGGCGGCCACCTCGATGTTCTTGATCAGCTTCGCGAAGAGCTTGCCGCGCTTCGCGTCGATGGCAGCCTTCTTGTGCTTGGTGGTTGCCCATTTGGAGTGACCGGACATGCCTTAGCGCTCCTTGCGAACGATCGAGACGAAATATTCATGGACACGCGTGTCCCCCGTGATCTCCGGGTGGAAAGACGTCGCGAGCAGCGCGCCCTGGCGTACCGCGACAATCCTACCGGCGCCCGGGCCACCCGTGACGGTGGAGAGCACCTGCGCGCCGGGCCCGACCTCCTCGACCCAGGGGGCGCGGATGAACGAGGCGGGCACGGGACCGTCCACACCGGCCATCTCCAGCTCGGTGTCGAAGGAGTCGACCTGACGGCCGAACGCGTTGCGCCGCACGGTCATGTCGATGCCACCGAGGGTCTGCTGGTCGGCGGTGCCGCCGACGACGCGGTCGGCGAGAAGGATCATCCCTGCGCACGAGCCGTACGCGGGCAGGCCGTCCCTGAGCAGTGCTCGCAGCGGCTCGCGAAGCTCGAAGATGCCGAGCAGCTTGTCGATCGTCGTCGACTCGCCACCGGGGATCACGAGCCCGTCGAGCGCCTCGAGCTCGCGGATGCGCCGCACCCCGACGGTCGTCACCCCGACCGCCTCGAGCGCGTCGCGGTGCTCGCGGACATCTCCCTGGAGCGCCAGGACGCCGACTGTCGTCACGACGAACGATGATACGGGCGCTGCGACGTCGGTCCTGCGCATGCCCACGCACGCGCTGCTAGGTTCGCTGGGTGACCTCCCCAGCACCTGCGCCCTCCCCTGGGACCGCACCTGCGGCGCGCCGCCGCGGGCCGCGCATCCTCGTCGGCGTCGGCGTCGCCCTCGTCGTCCTCGGCCTCGTCGCTCTCGTGCTGGGGATCGTCTCGTTCACGCGCACCCTCCCGCTCGGCATCCTCGACGGCGACGGCGAGCCCGGGCCCGACACGATCGCCTCCGCAGAGGCCCCTGGCGAGATCTCGATCACGCTCGCAGCGGAGGAGCCCGTGACGATCTGGGCGACGAGCATCGACCGGGGCCAGGGCCCGAGCTGGAAGGTCGAGGTCCGGTCCGCCGACGGGGCGCCGCAGCGGACGACCACGGGCGTGAGCGCGACGACCCAGCGGGCAGGTGTCCGGGCAGTCTCGGTCGCGGACTTCACGCCGTCCGTCGCGGGCACCTACCTCATCTCTCTCGAGGCCACGGAGACGACGGGCCCGATCGGCCACCTGCTCGTGACCGAGGCCGTCCCGGTCCCGACGTTCGCGACGCTGCTCCTCACCGGGATCGGGCTCGTCTTCGTGGCGGCGGCCCTCGGGAGCCTCGGCGTCACGCTCGGCATCGCCGGAGCCGTCTGGTGGATCGTCTCCGCGAACAAGGACCGCCGGTCCGTCGACCCGTACGCGCCGGGCACCCCGGCGCCGCGCGGATGAAGGGCTCGCGCGACGTCGTGAGCGAACAGCACGACGAGACCGGCAGACCCGGTACGGACCAGCCCGGCACCTTCCGCCGCGAGCTGAAGAACCGGCACATCCAGATGATCGCGCTCGGCGGCGCGATCGGCACGGGCCTCTTCTACGGCTCCGCCGAGTCGATCTCCCTCGCAGGTCCCTCGATCCTGCTCGCCTACCTGGTCGGCGGGCTCATCATCTTCGCGGTCGTGCGCGCGCTCGGCGAGATGTCCGTCGACGAGCCCCGCACCGGCGCGTTCTCGTACTACGCGTACAAGCACTGGAGCCCGCGCGCGGGCTTCGTCTCCGGGTGGAACTACTGGTTCAACTACGTGGCCGTCGCGATGGTCGAGCTCGCCGTGGTCGGCAAGTTCGTCGCCTACTGGCTGCCCTCGGTGCCGAACGCCGTCTCCGCCGCGTTCTTCCTCGTCACGATCACCGCGATCAACCTCGTGGGCGTCAGGGCGTTCGGGGAGTTCGAGTTCTGGTTCGCGCTCATCAAGGTCGTCGCCGTCATCGGGATGATCGTCCTCGGCGTGGTCGTGGTCGTGATGTCGATCAACGACAACCCCGCCCTGCCCGACCCGACGTTCGCCCATCTCGTGGACGACGGCGGCCTCTTCCCGAACGGCGTCACCGGGACCGTGCTGGCGCTCGTCGTCGTCATGTTCTCGTTCGGCGGTGCGGAGCTCGTCGGCATCACGGCCGGCGAGGCCGCTAACCCGGGCCGCACGATCCCGCGCGCGATCAACCAGGTCATCTGGCGCATCCTGCTGTTCTACGTGCTCGCGCTCGCGGTGATCATGGCGGTCGTGCCGTGGGCGACGATCGACGGCACGACGAGCCCGTTCGTCCAGATCTTCGACAGCGTCGGCGTCGCGGGCGCGGCGCACGTGCTCAACCTCGTCGTCCTCACGGCCGTCATGTCGGTGTACAGCTCGGCGCTGTACTCGAACGGCCGCATGCTGCACACGCTCGCGCACCAGGGCAGCGCACCAGCGTTCCTCGGACGCGTCGGGCGCAACGGGGTGCCGGTCTACGGCGTCCTCGTCTCGTCGGCCGTCACGGCCGTCGCGGTCGTCGTCGTGTCCGTCTGGCCCGACTTCGCGTTCCGCTACCTCATGGCGATCGCCACGATCGCGGGCGTCGTCAACTGGTCGATGATCGTGGTCACGCAGCGCAAGTTCCGACGTCGCATCGGCCCTGACGCAGCCCGCCGGCTCGCGTTCCCGCTGCCCGGCGGCAGGGTGACGACGTGGGTCGTGCTCGTGTTCCTCGCAGGCGTCGTCGTGCTCATGGCACTGTCGCCGGACTACCGCACGGCCGTCGTCGTCGGACCGTTGTGGATCGGGCTGCTCCTCGTGGCGTACGAGATCAAGAGCCGCCGGTCCGGTCAGGGCGTCGCCCTGACGGACCG
This genomic window from Flavimobilis soli contains:
- a CDS encoding YebC/PmpR family DNA-binding transcriptional regulator gives rise to the protein MSGHSKWATTKHKKAAIDAKRGKLFAKLIKNIEVAARTGGGDINGNPTLFDAVQKAKKSSVPNDNIERAVKRGSGAEAGGADYQTIMYEGYAPGGIAVLVECLTDNRNRAAAEVRIAFTRNGGQMADPGSVSYLFNRKGVVMVPKAGTDEDSVMEAVLEAGGEEVNDFGDSFEVLCEATDLVPVRTALQDAGIEYDSADVVFYPSMQIEVDADRARQVLRLIDALEDSDDVQNVYSNFDASDEVMAELEQD
- the ruvA gene encoding Holliday junction branch migration protein RuvA; the encoded protein is MIASVRGPVLEVRLEHAVIEVGGVGLAVQVTPSTAGQLRVGEEARLATTFVVREESMTLYGFLDTDERGVFETIQTVSGIGPRTALAMLAVLSPDELRAAVAREDLKALMAVPGIGRKGAQRIVLELADKLGPPLGGVPTLPTAPPPGAADQRTQVVEALEGLGWPARAAEEAVEAVVAARVTAQGDDAAVVSAADVSDVLRAALRELGGRRA
- a CDS encoding amino acid permease; translation: MSEQHDETGRPGTDQPGTFRRELKNRHIQMIALGGAIGTGLFYGSAESISLAGPSILLAYLVGGLIIFAVVRALGEMSVDEPRTGAFSYYAYKHWSPRAGFVSGWNYWFNYVAVAMVELAVVGKFVAYWLPSVPNAVSAAFFLVTITAINLVGVRAFGEFEFWFALIKVVAVIGMIVLGVVVVVMSINDNPALPDPTFAHLVDDGGLFPNGVTGTVLALVVVMFSFGGAELVGITAGEAANPGRTIPRAINQVIWRILLFYVLALAVIMAVVPWATIDGTTSPFVQIFDSVGVAGAAHVLNLVVLTAVMSVYSSALYSNGRMLHTLAHQGSAPAFLGRVGRNGVPVYGVLVSSAVTAVAVVVVSVWPDFAFRYLMAIATIAGVVNWSMIVVTQRKFRRRIGPDAARRLAFPLPGGRVTTWVVLVFLAGVVVLMALSPDYRTAVVVGPLWIGLLLVAYEIKSRRSGQGVALTDRAA
- the ruvC gene encoding crossover junction endodeoxyribonuclease RuvC, with protein sequence MRVLGVDPGLTRCGIGVVDSLPGRRAALVAVGVVRSDPATTVDLRLRAIADQIDEWLDAHVPDVLAVERVFAQHNVSTVMGTAQAAGLAMVAAARRGIPVAMHTPSEVKAAVTGSGRADKAQVQHMVARILSLAEAPRPADAADALALAICHLWRPSGALQGGETLAHTPAQRAWAAAETAARRGRPAR
- the pdxT gene encoding pyridoxal 5'-phosphate synthase glutaminase subunit PdxT; the encoded protein is MRRTDVAAPVSSFVVTTVGVLALQGDVREHRDALEAVGVTTVGVRRIRELEALDGLVIPGGESTTIDKLLGIFELREPLRALLRDGLPAYGSCAGMILLADRVVGGTADQQTLGGIDMTVRRNAFGRQVDSFDTELEMAGVDGPVPASFIRAPWVEEVGPGAQVLSTVTGGPGAGRIVAVRQGALLATSFHPEITGDTRVHEYFVSIVRKER